In Candidatus Syntrophoarchaeum caldarius, one DNA window encodes the following:
- a CDS encoding tetrathionate reductase subunit B, whose amino-acid sequence MKIVELLDGILGVIEDKIDALSRRQFTGLIVVILAAAGGGYATARAALRKMMPETFIIDRTKGIVAKGTYFEHYLHTPAPEKNFSFVVDCEKCIGCQLCAVACRQEYEVPEGVWRSWVKIIEKKSPAGSREFYLPRLCNHCDTAPCVAVCPTTAAYKREDGFILTDYDKCVGCKYCMTACPYDARFIHPYHKVSDKCTWCDQRVEKGMLPACVEICPADARIFGDANDPNSEVAKILVTTPVQVIKPGLRCTPKTYYIGLDKDIAGMIRYSDEFPEAIEEYPFYREHGGE is encoded by the coding sequence ATGAAGATTGTAGAACTACTGGATGGTATACTCGGGGTTATAGAAGACAAGATAGACGCTCTCTCAAGACGGCAGTTCACCGGGCTGATAGTTGTTATACTGGCAGCAGCAGGGGGTGGATACGCAACCGCACGTGCAGCCCTTCGGAAGATGATGCCAGAAACTTTCATAATCGATCGCACAAAGGGTATCGTTGCAAAAGGGACGTACTTTGAGCACTACCTGCATACACCAGCACCAGAGAAGAACTTTAGTTTTGTGGTCGACTGTGAGAAGTGCATCGGCTGTCAGTTATGTGCAGTTGCATGCAGACAGGAGTATGAGGTTCCAGAGGGTGTTTGGCGGTCATGGGTCAAGATAATAGAGAAGAAAAGTCCTGCAGGTTCGAGAGAGTTCTACCTTCCGAGGCTCTGTAACCACTGTGATACCGCACCATGTGTGGCAGTCTGTCCAACAACTGCAGCATATAAGCGAGAGGATGGCTTTATTCTCACGGACTATGACAAGTGTGTTGGATGCAAGTACTGCATGACGGCATGTCCATACGATGCAAGGTTTATACACCCATACCACAAAGTCTCAGACAAGTGTACCTGGTGTGATCAGCGTGTTGAGAAGGGAATGTTACCAGCATGTGTTGAGATCTGCCCGGCAGATGCACGGATATTTGGTGACGCCAACGATCCAAACAGCGAGGTCGCAAAGATACTCGTAACGACGCCGGTGCAGGTGATAAAGCCAGGGTTAAGGTGCACACCAAAGACGTACTATATCGGACTTGACAAGGATATAGCAGGAATGATTCGCTACTCTGACGAATTCCCAGAAGCGATCGAGGAGTATCCATTCTACCGAGAACATGGAGGTGAGTGA
- a CDS encoding Polysulfide reductase, NrfD encodes MKMIEINIIHNVAHEQYWKMLIVFYFFFTGVSAGACHYSSVYALIGYKKFAPIGKWAALISLIGFLVTPLLLIFDLEQSARFFYFMFLFNPKSAFFYGTILLAAYPMALAAYSWYLFHEKRWKSSERFKKIGPVISTVVLPLAVTVHAYTGFVFGVVKARGFWFTSVMPMYFLMGALVSGFAAVLLFAIAKQKWDNRTIGRSDMTDEVIQISRKIVAWLVCIYPAFIIPLIIMDLYGPYEAYAGGMLAIHESMFVIGDLLIGIILPLAILTHPRTRSNYFWISVACIMAIIGVFAGRYTIVYTGQLVPLS; translated from the coding sequence GTGAAGATGATAGAAATAAATATTATACACAATGTCGCACACGAGCAGTACTGGAAGATGCTGATCGTCTTCTACTTCTTCTTTACAGGAGTTAGTGCAGGTGCATGCCATTATTCATCGGTTTATGCACTCATAGGGTACAAGAAGTTTGCACCGATCGGTAAATGGGCGGCGCTGATCTCGCTTATAGGTTTCCTGGTTACGCCGTTGCTCCTGATATTTGATCTTGAACAATCGGCGAGGTTCTTCTACTTCATGTTCCTCTTCAACCCAAAGTCGGCGTTCTTCTACGGAACGATACTCCTGGCTGCGTATCCGATGGCGCTTGCAGCATACAGCTGGTATCTATTCCACGAGAAGCGCTGGAAGTCGAGTGAACGATTCAAGAAGATCGGTCCCGTTATATCGACAGTTGTCCTTCCCCTTGCGGTGACAGTTCATGCGTATACAGGATTTGTCTTCGGTGTTGTGAAGGCTCGTGGCTTCTGGTTTACGTCAGTGATGCCAATGTACTTCCTGATGGGAGCGCTCGTGTCTGGTTTTGCTGCGGTGCTGCTGTTTGCGATCGCGAAACAGAAATGGGATAACCGGACCATTGGAAGATCTGATATGACCGATGAAGTAATCCAGATATCAAGGAAGATCGTTGCATGGCTCGTCTGTATATACCCAGCGTTCATCATACCGCTCATCATAATGGATCTGTATGGTCCGTATGAGGCATATGCTGGAGGGATGTTAGCGATACATGAATCGATGTTTGTGATCGGCGATCTTTTGATCGGGATTATCCTGCCCCTTGCAATCCTGACGCATCCAAGGACACGGTCAAATTACTTCTGGATCTCAGTAGCCTGTATCATGGCGATCATTGGTGTCTTTGCAGGAAGATACACAATCGTCTATACAGGACAGCTTGTACCGCTGAGTTAA
- a CDS encoding beta-ribofuranosylaminobenzene 5'-phosphate synthase, translating into MIIESPSRLHLTLIDLNGNLGRVDGGIGVALKHPSLKVEISTAPSDQIPENLIPIVNLVRSKMNPDGCYKIELQESLPEHVGLGSKTQIMLSIAEGIRLIEGLDYTARELAMIAGRGGTSGIGVAAFERGGFILDGGHSIKVKPDFLPSRASDAPPPPILFQHPLAEEWYFVIAIPDVSRGAHGKREVNIFQKFCPIAEQEVEKLTRIIMMKILPSIIEEEIEPFGEGITAIQDLGFKKIECSLQDRIIKDLFEVLKSSSYGCGMSSFGPAVFGIVEGEAAAKDLKNEISEFLDGRGLEGEVIYSSANNIGHTVALQGNCIDYKK; encoded by the coding sequence GTGATCATTGAATCCCCTTCCCGCCTTCATTTAACACTCATTGACCTCAACGGCAATCTTGGGCGGGTAGATGGTGGGATAGGGGTTGCATTGAAGCACCCATCGCTTAAGGTTGAGATCTCTACAGCACCCAGTGATCAGATACCTGAGAATCTTATACCGATTGTTAATCTTGTACGCTCGAAGATGAACCCTGATGGTTGCTACAAGATTGAACTCCAGGAATCACTCCCTGAACATGTTGGACTTGGTTCAAAGACACAGATCATGCTCTCTATCGCTGAGGGAATACGTCTGATCGAAGGCCTTGATTACACTGCCCGCGAACTCGCCATGATCGCTGGACGAGGCGGAACATCGGGGATTGGGGTTGCAGCATTTGAGCGCGGGGGGTTTATCCTTGATGGTGGTCATTCGATAAAGGTTAAGCCAGACTTTCTTCCTTCGCGGGCATCAGATGCACCGCCACCACCGATACTCTTCCAGCATCCCCTCGCTGAAGAGTGGTACTTTGTCATTGCAATTCCTGATGTGAGTCGTGGTGCTCATGGAAAGCGAGAGGTCAATATTTTTCAGAAGTTCTGCCCGATTGCAGAGCAGGAGGTTGAAAAGCTCACAAGGATTATCATGATGAAGATCCTGCCCTCGATCATCGAAGAGGAGATTGAACCGTTTGGAGAGGGGATAACAGCGATTCAGGATCTGGGTTTCAAAAAGATCGAGTGCAGTCTGCAGGATAGGATTATCAAAGATCTCTTTGAGGTTTTGAAGAGCTCTTCTTATGGCTGTGGTATGTCCTCATTTGGACCAGCCGTATTCGGGATTGTGGAGGGAGAAGCTGCTGCAAAAGATCTGAAAAATGAGATCTCAGAGTTTCTGGATGGTCGAGGTCTTGAAGGCGAAGTCATCTACTCCAGTGCAAACAACATCGGGCATACTGTTGCTTTACAGGGCAATTGTATTGACTATAAAAAATAG
- a CDS encoding cytochrome C assembly protein, with protein sequence MDKKNLLQIVGLVILYLVVGSGIYAILYILPENAAGFTEYRILFFHLPCSIVSYVSFTVTLLASVFYLWKREERWDEVALASVRIGIVFITLATVTGAIFSNIEWGRYWNWDPKQTTTLILWFVYAAYLTLRSSIENPEARARIASILGIFGYFTIPLTYFSTKIWASSLHPPGSAALDPVMVKVLLLMIAGFLLLYCYLISYELRLKRLYKVIER encoded by the coding sequence ATGGATAAAAAGAATCTGCTTCAGATAGTCGGACTTGTTATCCTTTATCTTGTAGTGGGATCTGGTATTTATGCGATCTTATACATTCTGCCAGAGAATGCCGCAGGATTCACGGAGTATCGCATCCTCTTCTTCCATCTACCCTGCTCAATCGTCTCCTACGTCTCATTTACAGTAACACTACTTGCAAGCGTTTTTTATCTCTGGAAGCGTGAAGAACGCTGGGATGAAGTTGCCCTGGCATCTGTCAGGATTGGAATCGTTTTCATCACGCTTGCAACCGTGACTGGTGCGATCTTTTCCAATATTGAGTGGGGAAGATACTGGAACTGGGATCCAAAGCAGACCACGACACTTATCCTATGGTTCGTCTATGCCGCATATCTCACACTGAGATCATCGATCGAGAACCCCGAAGCGAGAGCACGAATCGCTTCGATTCTTGGCATATTCGGATATTTCACGATTCCGCTGACATACTTCTCAACAAAGATCTGGGCGAGTTCACTTCACCCCCCGGGCTCAGCAGCACTCGATCCTGTGATGGTGAAGGTTCTCCTTCTGATGATTGCTGGATTCCTGCTACTGTATTGCTATCTGATTTCATACGAGCTTCGTCTGAAGCGATTATATAAGGTGATCGAGCGATGA
- a CDS encoding histidine kinase (overlaps another CDS with the same product name), translated as MNRGDHEKYIRDKGGVDFNQRRSEHIGEIMKLATRDVVTVPPTMTIMGAVKTMANYTCRRLPVTDAGTNKLIGIVTSHDIIDFMGGGEKNQLLVGKYDRNIIAGINAEVREIMNENPVSIPQSLSIMEAIDILKSEEIGSLPITDKSGRVNGIVTVRDFVEEVKANESIAVKSVADYMNHSITTASLSTPIRKIAKIMVGNRFHRVPITDGDGKLVGVVTTSDLIRYISSGEIFEKLITGDLREASLLPVEIIMRREAITTTSDSTLGEVAEAMIKHNIGALPVMENNEFVGIITEQDLLDAF; from the coding sequence ATGAATAGAGGTGATCATGAGAAGTACATCCGTGATAAAGGCGGGGTTGATTTCAATCAACGACGTTCAGAACACATCGGGGAAATCATGAAGCTCGCAACACGTGATGTTGTGACTGTACCCCCAACAATGACGATAATGGGCGCCGTCAAGACGATGGCAAATTATACATGCAGACGGCTTCCTGTTACAGATGCAGGTACAAATAAATTGATTGGGATTGTGACAAGCCATGATATAATCGATTTTATGGGTGGTGGGGAGAAGAATCAGCTACTTGTTGGAAAATATGATCGTAACATCATTGCAGGGATAAACGCAGAAGTCAGGGAGATCATGAATGAGAATCCTGTCTCCATCCCACAGAGTTTATCGATCATGGAGGCGATAGATATTCTCAAAAGTGAAGAGATTGGATCACTTCCCATAACAGATAAATCTGGCAGGGTGAATGGAATTGTCACAGTGCGAGACTTCGTTGAGGAGGTTAAAGCCAACGAATCGATAGCGGTCAAGTCTGTAGCTGATTACATGAACCATTCAATCACAACCGCAAGTTTAAGTACGCCGATCAGAAAGATCGCAAAGATCATGGTTGGAAACAGGTTTCACCGTGTACCGATCACAGATGGCGACGGAAAGCTTGTAGGGGTTGTGACAACGAGTGACCTGATCAGATATATCTCAAGCGGAGAGATTTTTGAGAAACTCATAACAGGGGATCTGCGCGAGGCATCACTTCTACCGGTTGAGATCATTATGCGCAGAGAAGCGATCACGACAACAAGTGATTCAACGCTTGGTGAGGTTGCAGAGGCGATGATAAAACACAATATCGGTGCACTGCCTGTAATGGAAAACAATGAGTTTGTTGGGATCATAACCGAGCAGGACCTCCTCGATGCGTTCTGA
- a CDS encoding histidine kinase (overlaps another CDS with the same product name), with product MNIKDIMREAAALHEDEYLTKARQLIRDTHQRILPVIDERGHLLGIITDEDILKLRAATKSNVTVKGFVTSGYSVDINEDLLTVAKLMVREELDELPVVENGKLVGILNLRDVLRAMPRKESDTPVGTIMTEKVRTLSEDDPISLAASNMAEYGYSGFPVIDKKNKLVGVVTRRDLIRARSKLGKGNPPPVKRIMTPAPHTVSQDATLNEAVELMLKYDIGRLPVTENDRLLGIIDRYDLVRTVIG from the coding sequence GTGAATATAAAAGATATAATGCGGGAAGCTGCTGCTCTCCATGAGGATGAATACCTGACAAAAGCTCGCCAGTTAATTCGTGATACACACCAGCGTATACTGCCGGTTATTGACGAACGCGGTCATCTGCTTGGAATCATAACCGATGAAGATATCCTGAAACTCAGGGCAGCAACCAAATCGAATGTAACAGTTAAAGGGTTTGTTACATCGGGTTATTCAGTAGACATCAACGAGGATTTACTAACCGTTGCAAAACTGATGGTCAGGGAAGAACTGGATGAACTACCGGTTGTTGAAAATGGGAAGCTTGTTGGAATCCTAAATTTGAGGGATGTGCTTCGTGCAATGCCGCGCAAAGAATCGGATACACCCGTCGGTACGATAATGACGGAAAAAGTCAGAACACTCAGTGAAGATGACCCCATCTCGCTCGCGGCTTCCAATATGGCAGAATATGGTTACTCTGGATTCCCAGTAATCGATAAGAAGAATAAGCTTGTGGGAGTTGTTACAAGGAGAGATTTGATACGGGCGCGATCAAAACTTGGGAAGGGGAACCCACCACCTGTTAAGCGCATTATGACACCAGCGCCCCACACAGTCTCACAGGATGCAACGCTCAACGAGGCGGTGGAGTTGATGTTGAAGTATGACATAGGAAGACTTCCTGTTACAGAAAATGATCGACTTCTCGGAATTATTGATAGATATGATCTTGTAAGGACGGTGATTGGATGA
- a CDS encoding histidine kinase, translating to MIDTKLAVKNVMIKDVVVVQTDATVREAAELMNERDVDSVIVLDSKKPVGIVTYGDIVRKVLLKDRDAKKTTIKEIMTSPLTYADPEDDINAVLRTMYRHGIRKLPVLKDGDLVGIIADIDINTTYMGMGTILTDLVEMNSDTAFLHCGLPEEGDDASMRQGICEVCGAFSSNLVVEGGVMLCENCRESY from the coding sequence ATGATAGATACGAAACTTGCGGTCAAGAACGTCATGATAAAAGATGTTGTGGTAGTGCAGACTGATGCCACCGTACGAGAGGCGGCCGAATTGATGAATGAACGAGATGTCGATAGCGTGATCGTACTCGACTCAAAAAAACCCGTCGGGATCGTTACATACGGTGATATTGTTCGAAAAGTTTTACTTAAAGATAGGGATGCGAAAAAAACCACAATAAAAGAGATTATGACCTCACCACTCACATACGCGGACCCTGAAGATGATATTAATGCGGTACTTAGGACGATGTACAGGCATGGTATCCGCAAGTTACCTGTACTCAAAGATGGAGATCTTGTAGGTATCATTGCAGACATTGATATAAACACCACCTACATGGGGATGGGTACAATCCTGACCGACCTTGTTGAAATGAACTCGGATACTGCTTTTTTGCATTGCGGTTTGCCAGAAGAAGGGGACGATGCCAGTATGAGACAGGGAATCTGTGAAGTCTGCGGAGCGTTCTCCAGCAATCTTGTGGTCGAGGGCGGTGTGATGCTCTGTGAAAACTGTCGTGAGTCCTACTGA
- a CDS encoding membrane protein containing Peptidase M50 domain protein — protein sequence MSVSGTTIALALFMLWWILILSLDRRGILEKYNMQAYGPVLMIRTRKGLSFLDEASRFRTFWWSFGTTGIFFMLAGMLVIFGLVIISDFFMLTNMPAPTVVNEPRNWLLIPGVNEFIPAWGWLGLLVTLIVHELAHGILARREGIKVKSMGLLLALIPIGAFAEPDEEELFGSKDGNKPSIISSEARNRILAAGVMSNFIVAAIALALFFGPVLSVFAPTGNNVVITEVLDQFKESGIKEEMVVTAINGVSVRSLDDIFSIKENGDTITVDVLDRGVMREFTLRVVEGALIKDVLDGYPASTAKIEPGSRIIRMNNVVIHDAGDFYDFMEDTKPEETVSVTTVDDSGREETFEVKLIQYPYSEKEEKGFLGVVVYNVPFGMVWEFPAETYLSNLKKLPGSFFGWILLMALPVIPVTQGGFGGFGDWLMQLYTPSIGGIWAFYVANALFWIGWINFYAGLFNCLPAVPLDGGYVFREMANKLTGLFTSNPERQKKITDTLTLGFALFILASIIFMLVGPYLVRYLRLNFG from the coding sequence ATGTCAGTAAGTGGTACAACAATCGCACTCGCCCTCTTCATGCTCTGGTGGATACTGATCTTATCCCTTGACAGACGTGGAATTCTTGAAAAATATAATATGCAGGCGTATGGCCCTGTTCTGATGATAAGGACACGAAAAGGGCTCTCCTTTCTCGATGAAGCATCAAGGTTCAGAACGTTCTGGTGGAGTTTTGGGACGACTGGAATCTTCTTTATGCTCGCCGGTATGCTTGTGATATTTGGACTCGTCATTATCTCAGATTTCTTCATGCTGACAAATATGCCTGCGCCAACCGTTGTAAATGAACCCAGAAACTGGCTCTTGATACCAGGTGTGAATGAGTTTATACCTGCCTGGGGCTGGCTCGGACTGCTTGTAACACTCATCGTCCATGAGCTTGCACATGGTATACTTGCCAGGAGAGAAGGAATTAAGGTAAAGTCGATGGGGCTTCTGCTGGCCCTGATACCCATAGGTGCGTTTGCAGAGCCCGATGAGGAAGAATTATTTGGTTCAAAGGATGGTAATAAGCCGAGTATCATATCGAGTGAGGCCAGGAATCGGATACTTGCAGCAGGAGTTATGAGTAACTTCATCGTTGCAGCGATCGCACTTGCACTATTCTTTGGTCCTGTGCTATCGGTCTTTGCACCAACAGGCAATAATGTCGTGATCACAGAGGTGCTTGATCAATTCAAAGAATCAGGAATCAAGGAAGAGATGGTTGTAACAGCCATAAATGGTGTATCGGTCAGATCACTCGATGATATATTCTCTATTAAAGAGAATGGTGATACGATAACAGTCGATGTCCTGGACCGCGGCGTCATGCGGGAGTTCACATTGAGAGTTGTAGAAGGAGCGCTTATTAAAGATGTTCTGGATGGGTATCCTGCATCTACCGCAAAAATTGAGCCAGGTAGCAGGATAATCAGGATGAATAATGTTGTAATTCATGATGCAGGCGATTTTTATGATTTTATGGAGGATACAAAGCCCGAAGAAACTGTATCAGTAACAACGGTCGATGATAGCGGCAGAGAAGAGACATTTGAGGTCAAACTCATCCAGTATCCATATTCAGAGAAAGAAGAGAAGGGTTTTCTTGGGGTCGTTGTATATAACGTGCCCTTCGGGATGGTGTGGGAGTTTCCTGCCGAAACATATCTCTCTAACCTTAAAAAACTGCCAGGGTCTTTTTTCGGCTGGATATTATTGATGGCGCTACCGGTAATTCCCGTGACACAGGGCGGTTTCGGTGGCTTTGGAGACTGGCTGATGCAGCTCTACACACCTTCAATCGGGGGGATATGGGCGTTCTACGTGGCAAATGCACTATTCTGGATCGGCTGGATAAACTTCTATGCAGGGCTTTTCAACTGCCTTCCCGCTGTGCCGCTTGATGGGGGTTATGTCTTCAGGGAGATGGCGAATAAACTGACAGGTCTCTTCACATCCAATCCTGAACGACAGAAGAAAATCACCGACACGCTCACACTTGGATTTGCGCTCTTCATACTTGCATCAATCATATTCATGCTCGTTGGACCTTACCTTGTTAGGTATCTCCGGCTGAACTTTGGATGA
- a CDS encoding imidazole glycerol phosphate synthase subunit hisH, whose translation MVQSSHPSKRIAILDYGLGNLKSIFKGLRRVGAEAIITDDPELIADADGILLPGVGAFRAGMENLGDLRKVLDEVVAAGKPLLGICLGMQMLLTESEEGGKSEGLDYIPGRVVHFPSNLGLKIPHMGWNTLSIKREHPLLDGINDGAFVYFVHSYYAITAHREFTVATSDYGVEFAAIVASPDDNVVGTQFHPEKSGDVGIRMLKNFVQMC comes from the coding sequence ATGGTACAAAGTTCACACCCATCTAAACGGATTGCAATACTTGATTACGGACTTGGGAACCTGAAAAGTATTTTCAAGGGGTTGCGGCGTGTTGGGGCTGAGGCTATAATAACAGATGACCCCGAGTTGATCGCCGATGCTGATGGGATTCTTTTGCCAGGAGTTGGTGCTTTCAGGGCAGGCATGGAAAACCTTGGGGATTTGAGAAAAGTCCTTGATGAGGTGGTTGCAGCTGGAAAGCCACTACTTGGGATCTGTCTCGGCATGCAGATGCTTCTCACAGAGAGCGAGGAAGGAGGTAAAAGTGAAGGGCTCGATTACATACCAGGCAGGGTTGTGCACTTTCCGAGCAATCTGGGACTCAAGATACCACACATGGGCTGGAATACACTGAGTATAAAGCGAGAACATCCATTACTTGATGGTATCAACGATGGAGCATTTGTCTATTTTGTTCATTCATATTATGCGATCACAGCTCACAGAGAGTTTACCGTGGCAACGTCTGATTATGGCGTTGAGTTTGCTGCGATCGTTGCATCACCTGATGATAATGTCGTTGGCACCCAATTTCACCCCGAGAAGAGCGGGGATGTCGGGATCAGGATGCTTAAAAATTTTGTACAGATGTGCTAA
- a CDS encoding AcaC produces the protein MSVPRFWRAIPNRYNLIGSRCTLCGTYYYPPRVVCVHCRRDSRMDQYTFAGEGVVESFTEVYSTSTAFEREIPYILAIIRLDEGPALTSQVVCDPGEIDIGTRVRAIFRKIGEDGKKGVINYGTKFTPI, from the coding sequence GTGAGTGTTCCAAGATTCTGGAGGGCAATACCAAACCGATACAACCTGATCGGCTCAAGATGTACCCTCTGTGGCACGTACTATTACCCACCACGGGTGGTCTGTGTACACTGTCGACGTGATAGCAGGATGGATCAGTACACCTTTGCTGGTGAAGGGGTGGTAGAGAGCTTTACCGAGGTCTACTCCACGTCCACGGCATTTGAACGGGAGATACCTTACATACTTGCCATCATCAGGCTTGATGAAGGACCTGCACTGACATCACAGGTTGTGTGCGATCCAGGTGAGATCGATATCGGCACACGTGTGCGAGCAATTTTCAGAAAGATCGGTGAAGATGGGAAGAAAGGTGTCATCAACTATGGTACAAAGTTCACACCCATCTAA
- a CDS encoding GTPase, with translation MDIVKKILEGDRRAIAKSITMVENGHPDAHEMMQELYPHAGNAHLIGMTGSPGAGKSSLVNKMIAEYRKRGKTVGVIAVDPTSPFTGGALLGDRIRMQGHAIDKDVFIRSMGTRGNLGGLSRATNDAVTILDASGKDIIIIETVGAGQSEVDIVNSAHTPIVVLVPGMGDEIQAIKAGILEIGSIFVINKADRDGVERVLVDLEMMLNLACYKENEWKPPILETVAIRNKGIAELLDTIDEHMKYLKETGTLNERMRDRVEGELKDWIRGESVDMVINRLKEEGIYESLINDILKREIDPHTAAINAIKHLRGDDR, from the coding sequence ATGGATATCGTCAAAAAGATTTTAGAGGGAGACAGGCGGGCAATTGCAAAATCGATCACTATGGTCGAGAATGGTCATCCAGATGCACATGAGATGATGCAGGAGCTATATCCTCATGCCGGAAATGCACACCTTATCGGGATGACAGGTTCACCTGGTGCAGGTAAATCATCACTTGTCAACAAAATGATCGCTGAGTACAGAAAACGAGGTAAGACCGTGGGCGTAATCGCTGTTGATCCCACAAGCCCTTTCACAGGCGGAGCACTGCTTGGCGATAGGATCAGGATGCAGGGGCATGCAATCGATAAAGATGTATTCATACGGAGCATGGGTACGCGTGGAAATCTCGGGGGGTTATCACGAGCTACAAACGATGCGGTCACAATTCTTGATGCATCAGGGAAGGATATTATAATCATTGAAACGGTAGGCGCGGGGCAATCAGAAGTTGACATCGTGAATTCTGCACATACCCCAATTGTTGTTCTTGTCCCTGGTATGGGAGATGAGATACAGGCAATCAAGGCTGGAATACTTGAAATAGGCTCGATCTTTGTGATCAACAAGGCTGATCGAGATGGTGTTGAACGCGTACTCGTCGATCTTGAGATGATGCTCAATCTTGCCTGCTATAAAGAAAATGAATGGAAACCGCCGATCCTTGAGACCGTTGCAATAAGGAACAAAGGGATCGCCGAGCTCCTGGATACAATTGATGAGCACATGAAATATCTTAAAGAGACGGGAACACTCAATGAACGTATGCGAGATCGCGTAGAGGGCGAACTCAAGGACTGGATTCGTGGTGAGAGTGTGGATATGGTGATTAACAGGCTGAAAGAAGAAGGTATATACGAATCACTTATTAATGACATCCTGAAGAGAGAGATTGACCCGCACACCGCGGCGATTAATGCAATAAAACATTTGAGAGGGGATGACAGGTGA
- a CDS encoding methylmalonyl-CoA mutase subunit beta — MSTVRIMRVLLVRLGSGEGNVDITINAIAREMRESGMEVIYAGLNQTPEQIVETAIQEDVDAIGIVILNEKQHITSIQRVVELLSEDDAEEIVVMVVSNIPELDHLELEKIGVCGIFGVENDPAEMVEFISDNVRMVER; from the coding sequence ATGAGTACAGTGCGAATCATGCGAGTTTTACTTGTGAGATTGGGGTCGGGCGAAGGAAATGTTGATATTACCATCAACGCCATTGCGAGGGAGATGCGCGAATCTGGAATGGAAGTGATCTATGCTGGTTTGAATCAGACACCTGAGCAGATTGTTGAGACTGCTATTCAGGAAGATGTAGATGCTATTGGCATCGTTATTCTTAACGAGAAGCAGCACATCACGTCTATCCAGCGGGTTGTAGAATTACTGAGTGAGGATGATGCAGAGGAGATAGTTGTGATGGTAGTAAGTAACATACCAGAATTAGACCATCTCGAACTTGAAAAGATCGGTGTCTGTGGTATCTTTGGAGTGGAAAACGATCCAGCTGAGATGGTCGAATTTATATCAGATAATGTAAGAATGGTCGAAAGATGA
- a CDS encoding membrane or secreted protein, whose amino-acid sequence MKKVLIIFCIVIVALSSVVSVNQWINVSDNDSKNFTIRFDSKLSSEFNKVVDTETKKVIKIKEFNISPISIPTPQNSLWAPKLRLYLNNDKEEFVHEFVQGEKIRIFLENIGNETITLPNPAPWEVIVLPMIDAEIESKLHCSPEESVYAKFPKIYPDMYNISNAHTYKPKVEQTAVLIHPNETLTWTWDQRLDDGSLLKPGHYQVVLKGLDVECVEQTIFYVLPKR is encoded by the coding sequence ATGAAAAAAGTCCTGATAATTTTCTGCATTGTAATTGTGGCACTATCATCTGTAGTCTCAGTCAATCAGTGGATAAATGTTAGTGATAATGATAGTAAAAATTTTACGATTAGATTTGATTCAAAACTTAGTAGCGAGTTCAATAAGGTAGTTGACACGGAAACGAAAAAAGTGATAAAGATCAAAGAGTTTAACATATCTCCAATTTCTATTCCTACACCCCAAAACTCTTTGTGGGCGCCAAAGTTACGATTGTATCTGAACAACGATAAAGAAGAATTTGTTCATGAATTTGTTCAGGGTGAAAAAATCAGAATTTTTCTTGAAAACATCGGTAACGAGACGATAACCCTTCCCAATCCAGCTCCCTGGGAAGTAATAGTATTGCCGATGATTGATGCAGAAATTGAAAGCAAATTACATTGCAGTCCAGAAGAGAGTGTATACGCCAAATTTCCGAAAATCTATCCTGATATGTATAATATATCGAATGCCCATACCTACAAGCCTAAAGTAGAGCAAACTGCCGTGTTAATTCATCCAAATGAAACGCTAACGTGGACCTGGGATCAGAGACTGGACGATGGCAGCCTTCTTAAGCCAGGGCACTATCAGGTGGTACTAAAAGGACTGGATGTTGAATGTGTGGAACAGACAATTTTTTATGTTTTACCAAAGCGGTAG